GCTGCTCAAGTGATCCAAACAGAAGAACGTGATAATTCGTTCTGTGAATCCTGCGATTGAAATTGAAGCAAAGCGATATCTCGCGAACGTCCCTTTAGCATCGTTCCCGGTGGGGGTTAAGGAAAACTGCTGGAAAAATCCAGTCTACGAAACGTGTTAAAAGTAGCGCTTAAGTTAGGTTTGGTCATGCTAGAAAAGAGTCATTTAAGGGTGTTTGTATTGAGAAGCAAATGTGCGGCAAATAACTTCCGGAGACCGGAACGAGCCTAGGTGTTAAtgagaaatatttcacgtcACATtcggtgtgtgttggtgtaagCAAACGAATCTCAAAACCGTGAGCATAGAAGCGTAAATAATTCAAACCAGACGATCGGAATGCAAGGACACCGCGCtaccattttccattcgacagcagcagcagagtgtAGCGAAGTAGGCGACGAACAACACGCTTAAAACCGCGTCCCGGGAAAGCAGTAGCAAAGCAAAGGCTCCAATAGCAACAGCATCGTCGATTGCTACggaatgataaaaaagtgaGTATGGAAAGCTAATATGCAACCCAAAGCCCAAATCCCACCAccaaacacatacatacacacatagcCACATTTGTAAAGATGTGTGAATAGGGAGGCCCAAATGAATTGGCCGAAGGACAAAGTATGCTGACGACGGGAACCGCCAACCAGGCTGGCAAGGAACGCTGAAAAACGATTTGCTCTTCGGCTTATGGCAGATCCACGGATACCAAACGGAAAGCGCCAGGCAATCGGTCATATTGGTCACGGAGGATAGAAACACGGGGTATGTAAGCATAAACGAGGTTCCTACGTGCATtagggtgtgtatgtgtttgtgtgtctcttTGAGATGAACGAGCAGATAGGATGGCGGCTGTTGACGACCATCAAAACCAAGAATGGTCCGAAGTGCGGGCAGAGACGGGGAGCAAAGGAATGAAAACGCCATAAAACGGTTTTCCTAAAAATTGCCGCTTGAAGATGAGAAAACCATCCATCGCAATTGGTACAAACGGTGATGTGCGTCAAAGGGACACGAGAACTGCATGCTTTCCTGCTCGTATGGCGAGAAGCAAGTGAATAGCAGGGAAAATCGCTCATCCTGATTGTTTTCTCACCGGAGATCCTGTTGTCGTacgaagagaagaaaatgctCGCACCGTATCGGGGTCCAAGTTCACTGAGCGTTTGCGTCCGTGGAAAAGCGTTTCgttgaaggcaaaaaaaacttcttttcgTTCGGCTGGATTTACAATGTTTGtgtgagtatgtgtgtgtgtagaataGGCGTCTCCATCTCTCCTACTGCGTGGTTACTCCGCTGCTACTTTGATCCCTAATGGACGAGAAAGTAATAGGCAAGAAAACCCGACCACTGACAATTCCGAAACCACAACCTGCTTCTCCCGAACTCTCTTTGATGGTGGTGAACTTTTGACAGGACTTACCCTCGTGTGTATGAACCCGGAAGTGTGGACGGAAGGGTGGGATGAAGGGTCCGTTTCTGCTCCATTTCGGTAGCAATTTAACCTTTGTCCACCTTGTCAGATACAGGCACAACCCACCCACAACATTGACGCACAGCTGGCGACTTCCTCGTTGATGTGTGGTGACTCCATGTCTAGCCACCAGCAGCATAAGCATTAGCATGTTTACTAGAGTCCTTTGCCGCTCGTCGGTTGATGAAACGTATGCatgtatatttgtttttgttcgttgtgtGCTGGTGTACATTACGCGAGTCGTATCAAAAGGAAACAGTGGAACAGTcaggaaaaatgtaaaaaaaaacttggttGCTAGGTTATAGGAAGTTTTgcgggtttgttgtttttactcCCCACTTGAGCGCGTTTTTTGCTCACACGCATGTAGATTTTGTTCCACTCGGCAAACCCACAACGATTTATTTAGTGCCGTCATCTCGTTGTCGGCGGGTTTCGTTTTTGTCTGTGGACGCGATGAGACTTTTTACCGACGATCGTGTCATCGTCGCAGTCATCGTTCAAGATTGGCGGAATGATTGATTACGGGCAAGTGCACGCAGTTGTGGTTGGAAATCACAAATCGCGCTTGTTTCAGGGGCAGCAAGCCGATGAACGACGACGACACGCCGATCGGACTTGGCAAGATCTTTATGCGATGATAATTAGGCTCGGTACCAGTAAAGCGCTTTCCACAGATGAAACGCTTTTCAGCGTAATTAACCGCAAAAAGGAATGGTCGGAATGTAGCACAGACATTGCATTTGCGACAGAATAAAGTGCAAGTTGGCACTTCTTGAtcgatggaatgttttttccAGTGATGAAAGAGGATTTTAAGACTCATGCATAACTCATTCGAGATAAGAGAAAGATATGATTGATCATTTTAGATGATCAACTTGTTTGATGAGTGATCAGCAAATTTCAAGAAGCATTGGTGTATTGCATCAATCGTATGGAAAACAATCTACCCGGAAATTCCGGAATTACTTAAAATGTTGGCATATTAACAATTAGGGAAAAAAGCTAGAGTGCAGTATTTATAAAGGAATGACGATGTGGAATACTGTCCAAAAGATACCTTTTCTTCTTAATTCTACAAGATGAACTGCCAGGATAAATCAAAGATGTgagtaacttataccaattcAAACGAGGATTATGTTACGAGGATTATGATTATGTGAAACAAACTGCGTAATGTGAGCTCTATGTAATTTATGTACGTAGTTGTCCCATGTAACTCTATTAAGTGTAACTGCAGTATCGCTTAATTAAGTGTAGCACGATCTCGCTGATACTGATAAGTATATAATTTTTCTCATAAATAATATTAGAAAATATAAGAATGAGACAACATAGTTTTAGACACGCGCGCGTAGAAGTGGACATTCAAGGGATACCTCAGGATTCCATAGTTTCCCATGCATTCTAGCAAGGTCACTACAATATTCATCCATGGATGTTGTAAAGGGCCAATATTCTCTCCCAATCAGCTTCTCCTGCTCCGGAAGGTAGTACCTTACACCATGTTGGTGTCTGAAGTGCTGGTCATATGCAAGGAACAATATGTCCCGAAGGCTGATAGACCGTTACCCTATCAATGGAAGCCGTAAGAATACTTTAACGGACTGTTGGAAATGTAGGGAATTCGTAAGAAGTAATCCTCGATGCCACCACTTTTGTATTTTAGCATGGTTATTAAAAACATATATTAGAGTTTAAATATCTTAAAGATAATTTCATCTCTCTCAACCCTATGTTGAGGTATGAGGTAGGATTTATCGTCATGGTGGAAACAATTAGAGAATTCCTAAAAAGGAAATTATCCACTGAATAGATCTTTatcatgtttcgtttttttggagaaaatgaCAAAACAACATCTCCACTTCTTCCACCACTTCTAGCTCTTCAATTGACTTTAAGACCGTGAATGATAGCAAAACCAGCAAAGAAAGGGTTACATTTTAGCACGCAATGAGCCTTTTTCGAATCCCGATCAAGCTTACCAGAGTTGTCAGAATGAGAATGACCAACATGACATACATGACAAAAGATAGCTAATAactgaaaaagaaatatttcatactAGCGTATATTCCACCACAAGACACTTTCAATGGCGTCTTTCCTATTACACTGATTTAGTTACAGTCAACTCCCTCATACCAAGTATCCATTAAAGaattgaagaaattgaagaaagttTTTTCTGATGTGGAATGTTCAGATCTTCATCCAATAGATAAGAAGTAAAAATTGGAAATAGAGCTAGATTAGCACTAGTAATTGGAAATAGAGTTAACGCATCAGATGGAACACCTATGCCTGTGGATAGGTGGATAGAGAACTTACGAATACCAATAGACACTTACTCTTAATGGTTTCGACAAAACAAGATAAAAGATATTCACAATTATTCGTAGACATTCTGAAGATGTTGAAAGCGTTCGATATTACATATTTGCTTAGGTATGATACATTTGCTCATGTTTGGTTACTATTAAAACGAGAACACAACAATTGACCTTTTGACCATcacgaaaataaattacatcaaACAATCAAGTATAAAACAAGAGAAAGTAAAATGTtataatgttttcattttatcagATTGAACAACAAATGAGTACAAACCAAAACTGAATGAACATTAGTTTATTGTGGAATAGATTATTTCACCTTTCATATATGAACATTGTATGGAAAATCACCTCTCGCATACGGAGTGTTTGGTATAATGGcttagtttttggtaaaatggACGAATTAAACTTGttaaaaaaactgcatttgttttctgataacttaaattgaataaaacatgtaGCATATATCTTTGAACTATTTTTCCCAAAATTATGTATCGGCTAAACTATCGGCTGCAAATGTGGATGGTTTATTGGTAAGCACGAAATCGcgggtttttttaattcaaactcGAACTCTCCAACCCGAGTTACTCCATAAGAAGCGGTAGGCCAAAACAAACCTTACGGGGTtgttgtaaagcaaaaaaagggagaaaaaactgTTCAAAGAAAAGACCCCGATTCATAGTCTACAGAACGTAacttatcaacttttttttattttctttcttctcttgcgTAGATCGCCCATTTCAGTTAGTAATGAAGAACACGTGTTCCGATTGAAAACATTTGCGATTTTATAAAACTGGGGTATTGTGATTTGTCGCCTGTATGTTATTCAATAAGAGTGCTCCAGCAATTATGTCACGAGTTATTTTTGAATTGCACATCCACTGCTTGGCGATCGTTCGATCGGATCCGGAAGGAATGGTTGTGTTTTGCTGCATTGATCCCCGCGGCTGGTTATTTACGATCGAACGCAGCACCGTGGTCGTAAAATAATCGTAAATTCCACCACAATCATGTATGGCTGATGggttttcaatattttgattGCAGCACCAGCTGTGGGAGCAAACGACGGCTTAACGACGGAAAAGTGGTTCAGCATTATCAAAAAGTGAACGGCACGGGGGTGCTCGGTTGCCGTAATTGAACGATTTCAGTTAACCGGCCACTTCTTCGCCGAGACTGGCATGTTTTCCCCCGTTTGCCACtgctacacacacatacagattcacacagaaacacacacatacacacacgagCACATGGTAAATGGCGTGAAAAGGCAATTCCCAACTAAAACTTCATTTCCCTCGTTTACAGATTcaaaaaatgcattatttgattaAGCACTTCCGGTTTCGGTAGACCGGCGACGTAGAACGCGGGGTGTGTTCAATCTGCGTGTAAGGGAACCGTGGCCGTAAAGCCTCCGGCGGGTTGGGACGGGCGGGGGACGATGGTAACGATGACCTCGGAAGTTGATAAAGACAAGGCAGTGACAGTAGTGATAAGTGCACCGAAAAAGATGAACGTTAACGGCAACGAAAAGGACAAAGAGCGCGATCGGGAGAAGGAAAGGGATCGGGAAATGGCGACGGGTCACGAAGGTGGTGCCGAGGGTGAGGGTACAGTTATTACCGTACCGGTGCTACCACAGGGCGGCCAAGGAAATAGTATCGGTGCGGTACCTGGCAGTGTTAGTAGTAGTACCGGTAGCACTAGTACGGCAAcggcaacatcaacaacaacaacgacgacGGCCTCCTGTACGGTTGTTGTCGCTGCTGGTACAAGCGGATCGTCCGGTAAACCGAGCAGCCAACCTTCCCATGCTCAGGCAACCCAGGCGGCACTGAATCAGGATGCACCGAACATTTTAGTGTATAAGAAGGTAAGAGCAGAACCCTCCTCAGGCCGTGTGCAGCAGTCatgaatttgttgttttctgcttTCCACAGATGGAAGCGATCGTCGAGCGGATGCAGGGTGAGGAGGGTGGCGTTTCGGTGCGCACCATCAAAGCCTTCATGAGCAAAGTACCGTCCGTATTCACTGGTGCCGATCTGATAGCGTGGATCATGAAGAATCTCAGCATAGACGATGTGAACGAGGCGCTACATTTGGCCCATCTGCTCGCGTCTCACGGTTACCTCTTCCCGATCGATGATCATCAGCTGACGGTGAAGAACGACGGTACGTTCTACCGCTTCCAGACACCGTACTTCTGGCCCTCGAACTGCTGGGAACCGGAAAACACCGACTACGCCGTGTACCTGTGCAAGCGAACGATGCAGAACAAGACGCGCCTCGAGCTGGCTGACTACGAGGCAGAAAACTTGGCCAAGCTGCAGAAGATGTTTTCGCGCAAGTGGGAGTTTATCTTCATGCAGGCGGAAGCGCAAAGCAAGGTGGACAAAAAGCGGGACAAGCTCGAGCGGAAGGTGCTGGACTCGCAGGAGCGTGCATTTTGGGACGTGCATCGGCCAGTGCCGGGTTGCGTCAATACGACCGAGGTCGACATCAAGAAGGCGTACCGGCGCGGTGCATCCAGCCTTGGATCGGGTTCGTCCGGGACGGCCGGCAACAGCAATCCGGTGGAGCAGTTGACGCGCCAGATCAAGCTGCTAAAGTTGAAGCTCGAGCGACGCACGATCAAAATCTCCAAAGTGGCCGAATCGTAAGTGGTGGCCGTGGCTCCTCTATGTGTACCTTCGTTTGCATTGTTGAAAGGGAAATGTTATGCTTTCTTAtaagttttttctctcttctgtttttattcctttctttaaggttgaatgtgttttggtttcgttaaaaaatgcgccttctttcatttttcttttatttgcatcCTTATTTCGAAAACTTtaaattactattttttgttcGCGATATAAAAgtaatattgttttgtatgattttttttcgctcttgtTACAGCTACACTTCATATTTTGAGCAATACAATGAGTACGATAGCTTTCTGAACCCGCCCGATCAACCGAACCCTTGGATAACGGACAATACCGAGATGTGGGACGCCGATCGAACTGCGTAAGATCCGAATCCGGACTCCGGAGTAATACATGGTCGTACGAATTATGTAGCTTTTCGATCTTTTATTCTCTCATTGTAGCAAAGACGTATCGCTGAAGCGTGTAAAGCGGTGGGGCTTTAGCTTGCGCGAACTTTTGAACGATCCCGTCGGTCGGGAACAGTTTTCCAAGTTTCTGGATAAGGAATTTAGTGGTGAAAATCTCAAGTAAGTGAAGAGTTGTCCTAAGAATTCGAGCGTATATTTTACTGTATAGTGTGTGCTCTCTTTCTTCACCAACTTCAGGTTCTGGGAGTCTGTACAGAGCATGAAGGCACAACCGCAGTCCAAGGTGAAGGATGCGGCCCATGCTATC
The DNA window shown above is from Anopheles funestus chromosome 3RL, idAnoFuneDA-416_04, whole genome shotgun sequence and carries:
- the LOC125767641 gene encoding regulator of G-protein signaling 7-like, producing the protein MVTMTSEVDKDKAVTVVISAPKKMNVNGNEKDKERDREKERDREMATGHEGGAEGEGTVITVPVLPQGGQGNSIGAVPGSVSSSTGSTSTATATSTTTTTTASCTVVVAAGTSGSSGKPSSQPSHAQATQAALNQDAPNILVYKKMEAIVERMQGEEGGVSVRTIKAFMSKVPSVFTGADLIAWIMKNLSIDDVNEALHLAHLLASHGYLFPIDDHQLTVKNDGTFYRFQTPYFWPSNCWEPENTDYAVYLCKRTMQNKTRLELADYEAENLAKLQKMFSRKWEFIFMQAEAQSKVDKKRDKLERKVLDSQERAFWDVHRPVPGCVNTTEVDIKKAYRRGASSLGSGSSGTAGNSNPVEQLTRQIKLLKLKLERRTIKISKVAESYTSYFEQYNEYDSFLNPPDQPNPWITDNTEMWDADRTAKDVSLKRVKRWGFSLRELLNDPVGREQFSKFLDKEFSGENLKFWESVQSMKAQPQSKVKDAAHAIYLEFLAPDAPCPVNVDSKSMELAREAVSSSAPPNRWCFDVAAAHVYHLMKSDSYSRYLRSDMYKEYLNGSKKKIKSIPNLFGVKR